The segment GCGCGCGACCCGCGGTTCCGGCTGGTCCGGCAGGAGAACCAGGGCCTCGGCGCGGCCCGCAACACCGGCGTGCGCCACCTCGCCCCCGGCACCGAGTACCTGGCCTTCGTCGACAGCGACGACGTGGTCCCGCCCGGCGCCTACCGGCTGATGGTCGACACCCTGGACGGCACCGGCTCCGACTTCGCGGCCGGCAACGTGCTGCGGCTGCGCACCGCCGGGCTGGAGCCCTCGCACGTGCACGTCCGCCCGTTCGCCGAGACCCGGCTGCGCACCCACATCAGCGAGCACCCCCCGCTGGTCACCGACCGCACCGCCTGGAACAAGGTCTACCGGCGCTCCTTCTACGACGCGGCCGGCCTGGAGTACCCCGAGGGCATGCTCTACGAGGACGCCCCGGTCAGCGTCCCGCACCACTTCCTGGCGAAGAGCGTCGACGTGCTGTCCGAGCCGATCTACCACTGGCGGATCCGCGAGGACGGCGACACCTCGATCACCCAGCGCCGCACCGACCCGCGCGGCCTGGCCGACCGGGTCCGCTCCATCGAGCTGGTCCGCGGCTGGCTGCTCGACCGGCCCGAACCCGTCTTCCGCGAGCACCTGCGGGCCTACGACCACAACACGCTGGTCGAGGAGATCCCGATGTTCTTCTGGACCGTCCCCGACGGCGACCGCGACTACCGCTACGCCTACCACCGGCACGTCACCCGGCTGGTCGGCGCGATCGGCGCCGACCGGATCGCCGCGCTGCCCGCCTTCCTGCGCCTCAAGTACCGCCTGACGGTGGCCGGCCGGGTGCACACCCTGGCCAACGTCCAGCGGGTGCACCGGCGGGTGCGCAACACCCGCAAGGCGCTGCGCCGGGGCTGACCGGGGGCCGGGGGCCGGGGCCGTGGCCGGGGCCGGGGCCCCGGGCTCAGCAGCCCGGCGCGGCCGGACCGCCCCGCACGTCGGTCGACCTGAGGTAGGCCAGCCGGTGGTTGTAGCGGATCGGGTAGTAGCTGTCGCAGCCGACCACCAGGGTCCGGTCGTCCGGGGTGTCGCCGTCGATGTTCCGGGCGTAGTAGAAGTCGCCGCGGACCGGCTCCGGTTCGGCCGCGACGTAGGACTGGCCGGCCGGGACGGTGGCGTCCAGCGGGACGACCTGCTGCACCGGGATCGCCGGGTGCGCCCGGTAGGCGGCGGCCTCCGGGTAGGCGCGGCCGTAGACCGGGATCGAGGCCGGGCCCG is part of the Kitasatospora setae KM-6054 genome and harbors:
- a CDS encoding glycosyltransferase family 2 protein, translated to MAPRLSVVVPVYNVERYLAACLDSIADQSFADLECVMVDDGSTDASAAIAERYAARDPRFRLVRQENQGLGAARNTGVRHLAPGTEYLAFVDSDDVVPPGAYRLMVDTLDGTGSDFAAGNVLRLRTAGLEPSHVHVRPFAETRLRTHISEHPPLVTDRTAWNKVYRRSFYDAAGLEYPEGMLYEDAPVSVPHHFLAKSVDVLSEPIYHWRIREDGDTSITQRRTDPRGLADRVRSIELVRGWLLDRPEPVFREHLRAYDHNTLVEEIPMFFWTVPDGDRDYRYAYHRHVTRLVGAIGADRIAALPAFLRLKYRLTVAGRVHTLANVQRVHRRVRNTRKALRRG